The Lentisphaerota bacterium nucleotide sequence GGGGAAGGTTCCGGTCGTGATCGAGCGGCTGAAGCCGACGTGCACCTGCACCACGGGAACGGCCTCCACCAATCAGGTCGCGCCGGGCGGGGAAGCGGTCATCACGCTGCGGTTTGATCCGAACACGATCAATGGCGTCTTTGACCGCGGTGTCTGGGTGGTGACGGATGACGCCGAGACGCCGTATCTCAGGCTCATGCTCACCGGCACTGTGACACCCCTGTTCAGCGGCTTGTCCGAGAAACCCATCAGCATCGTCGCCAAGGAAGCCGGCGCTCCGGTCACCAACCACATCACCCTGGTCGCCGCAGGCGCGGGCGTTCTGCTTGGTTCGCCGACGATTGTGACCAACGGTGCCCTTCGGATGGAGGTGATGATCGCCACGAACACGGCCGAGACAGCCACCTATGCGATCACGACCGTCGCCACGTCGCTGGAGCTCGGACGGCAAACGGCGGAGATCACGCTGCCGGTCATCGGACGCCCGACGGCCGAGCCGCTGGTGATTCGCTTCAGCGTCGTCAGCGGGTTGGAACTTGCGGCCATCCCCAACCGATTCGATTTTTCACTTGACAACGAGCCGCAAACCTACCGGGTTATCCTCAGGGGCAAAACGGCCGAAATGGATCCCGCCGCCTTCACCTGCGCTCCGGCCCTCGAGGGTGTGAGTGTCACCGCAGTCAAGGGACGCCGCCCCAACGATCTGCTGGTGCGCATCGAGGTCTCGCCGAAAGGCGCCGAGGCGCTCTACCTGAGCCCGGATGCCTCGCTGCTTTTGGGATACCCCGGCCACAGGCCAGCAACGGTCACGTTTGCGAATGAGGCCGAGACGGAGGAAAAGTCCGGCTCGCGGCCCAGTCGGCTACCCTCGATCTTTAGGTCAACAGATCCAGACGGCAAGAAAAAATTCAGATTCTGACCGTGAGGATGACGTCGGAATTTCCCGCATCCGTAGGTCCATCGACCGGGTTGCCCAATCAGATAAATAATGTTTTTTATGCTTGCTTATCATCTGTTGTTCCGATAAAGTGAACTCGTTTTCAGGCGCTTCAGGTTGTTACCGGTAATAATCAGAAGGCGGCTTGAGAGACGGCCGCCCGTCGAGTGACGGTGGGCTGAGTGGGTTGCCCGACGAGCCGCGGGTGCGGTTAAGCAGGGCAGTTCGAAACCGGTCGGACAGGGAGGGTATCCCGGTCCGGCCTTGGGCGCCAGACGCCCATGTTTGTACAAACAGAAGAAAGGGTTCAAATGAAGAAACTCATGTTGTTTGCTGTAGTCGCCATGATTGGCGCTTCGGCATCTCTCGCTACGGATCGCGGCGGATGGCCCCGCGTCTACCAGTATTCGGCCAGCCTGAACACGGCGGTCGCCAAGAACGCCGCCAAGGTCAAATACGTCGGCGACTGCGAAGGCACCGATGAGGACGTCTGCTACCGCGTCAAGGGCAAGGTCTCGCTCAAGGGCGTGGTGGTCTTCGGCTGCGAATGCGTGGACGAGGGCGCCCTCGACCGCTTGGACGACTGCTATCCGCTTCTCCTGGTCGGGACGTCGGCTGACAAGTACAGCCAGATTGTCTTTGCGGAAGGCGACGTGATGCTGGCCAACCGTCTGGGCGCTCCCCAGTCGAGCAAGGCGAAGGTTGCAGAACTCCTCTTCGGTTTGGGCTTCCGGACCGGTGCCGATGATGATTGCGGCCGCTGGTTTGCACTCGGACACGCCGGTTTCGGCACGGCCGCATCGACGGTTGCATCGGGTGAGGGCATGGACATTGTCTCGATCGCCGGGTCGGTCGTCGGCTATGCCAGCGCGCCTGTCTGCAGCGCCGAGGCAGGCAACTGCCCGCGCTGCGACGAGGGTGGTAAGGATTGCGCACGCGCCATCGCTTTCGATCCCTGCACGATGGACGATTGCGATGAGGGGCACCTCAATGGCGGCGTCGCTTATGGCACGTTCAGCCTGAAGTACAACAAGACCCTCGCCACGGCCATCAAGGACATCGACGAGTGCGATGTTCAGGATACCGTTGAAGCGCTGGTTGACAAAGTGTTTGGGACGAAGGCGGACGCCCCGGAGGTCTCCGAGGACTGCGCCTGCGAAGACGACGACCAGGAAGACGATGACCAGGACTAATGCTGGGTAACGTCGCGAACCGGAGCGTGACGCCTTAACGGCTGAACACAGTCCGGTGTTTCATAACGGGGGCGGATGGATAATCCGCCCCCGTTCTCATTTGTTGAGACTGCGGGAAGGAGATCGGAGTATGATGATGACAAAAGCGACCGCCCGCACACTTGCGGCTGTCGCGCTTGTTTCCGGTGCGGTCGGATGCGGCAGAAAAGAGGGAGTGCCTGAGAAGCAGCAGTTGTCGCTCACGCCCGGCGTTCATCTCACCAATACGGTTGTCCGTTCGTACAAGGATCTGCAGCCGGGCGATGTGCTGGTCCAGGTCGGAAGCCATGCATTGACGCGCAGCGCCCTTCAGGAGCGCGTGCAGGAATGGATGGACCTGCAGAAGACCGGAGCAACCGCTCGTGACCCGGCGGGAGAGGCGCGTTTGGAGCAGGCGGCTAACCAGTATGTGTTCGCCAACTTTATGGCGCGGGCAGCGATGCTGAATGAGGCGGCCCGCCGAAGGGTCGCACCCGATGCGGCTGATCTGCAGGCGGCCGAGGATTACATCAACCAGATCTGCAAGCGGTTGCGGGTCAAACGCGCGGCATTCGCGCAACGATTTGAAGGGGGCGAGGCGGCGATCACGCAACGAATCCGAGACGAAGCCACGCTCAAGGCCGTGCTCCGCGACGAGTTCGGTTCACTCTTCAATGTCTCGGATGAGGATGCGGCAAACCTGAAGCGCGATTTGGAGCGGCTGCGTGACCGCGCCCAAGCGACCAACCGGGTCTTTGCCGCGTGCTTGGCGCAGGTGCGTGAACGGCTCGTCTCGGGCGAGCTTCAGGTGACGGACGATCAGGAATCCCTGCAGGCGGCGCTCCCCGAGGATGTCACGTTTGAGGGCATTAACACCCTCCAGGCGTTTGATTTCGACTTTCCCCAGACGCGCGAGGCGCTGGCGCGACTGAAGCCGGGTGAATGGTCGCCGCTTGTCGAGGTGGACGAGGCGTTCGAGATCTACCAGTTGCGTGCGGTCGAGACGAACGCAGATCCGGATCTGACCGTCTACACGTTCGTAAAATTCTCCGTCTTGCGCGACATCGGCTGGGAAGTCCCCGATATCGAGCAGTTGAAGAAGGACATCGCGCGCCGTCGGCGCAATGAGCGGCAGGCGCCGTGGGTGCGTGATCTGATGACCAAGCATGGCGTGCTCTACCCCAACGGCGTGCAGCTTTTCGCCCAGGCCCAGAAACCCGCCGCCCAGCCCGCGCCCGGCATGTTGATGAAGCAGCCGGCCGCCGGCGTGAAACACGTGCATGGGCAAAAGAAAGAGAAAGTGGCGGAGTAGGCGTGCGGTAGCTGCTCTGGAGCCGGAGCGCCCCGAAACCGGCTCCAGCGCTGACGCGAGCGACGAGCGCTGACGCGAGGGACGGACAGCAGAAACCGGCGGCAGCCTCTCTGGAGCCGGGGTGCCCCCACCCCGGCAAGGCCGCTGGGTTTGCAACTGAGAGTGCCATTCGTGAAGGCTTTGACGAATAGCGACTCGAAACTCCACGGGCATTTGGCTCATCTCGAACCCCATGCCGATGCGCCGATAGTCTTCTTAACGGTCACGACCTATCGACGGCGCCGACTGCTCAACTGCCAAGCAGCCCACGATGTGCTCTTGAATCTCTGGACCCGTTCCAGGGTACACGACGGTTGGTTCGTCGGCGATTATCTGTTAATGCCTGACCATGTGCATTTTTTCGCGAGGTTCGGAAGAGACAGCAAATCGATGGCCGAATGGGTCAAGATGTGGAAGTCTGTGTCTGCGCGCGCGTTGGACAAGGATTCTGAAATGGCGGTCTGGCAACCCGATTACTTTGATCGCTTCTTGCGCAGCGGCGAATCGTATTCCGAAAAATGGGCTTACGTTCAAAACAATCCGGTTCGGGCGGGATTGGTAGCTCAGGCTGATGATTGGCCATTCAAAGGGCGCATCCATATGTTATGGTATTGATTGGGTGTGCTTTACCATTTGCCCTGCCGTTTCATTTGACCGCACGCCCGGGATGTGCGACAATCAGAAACATCGGACAGAGGAAGTTTTTTACGAAAGGGGCTGCAAGATGCGTCTCAGGAATCGTGTGACCGTGTGGATCGTACTGGGCCTGGCTGTGGCGGTGGGTGCCGCACTGTGGCTGCGCAAGGAACCGAAACCGATCTCGATTGAGGTTGACATCCCCGAGGAGGATGAGTGCTGTCCCGACGACGATGCCTGCACGATGAACGCGCTGCAGGCGCATACGCACACCACCGGCGATGTGCCGCAGGTGGCTGGGACTGTACCGATTACAGGTACAAGAACCAATTCCGTTGGGGCGCCCGCGACCAGCCCCGCTGACGAGGCCGAAGCCGCTGCCGAGGCGGAGGCCCGGAAGGTGATCGCGCCGCTGCAGGAAGACCTGGACTCGGGCGACCTGAAGGTGGTCGCGGCGGCGGCGCAGAAGCTCATGGGCCATGCGAACGCGAAGGTGCGGCTCCAGGCGGTCGAATCGCTGGCGTGGGCGGAAAGCGACGGATTCGCCGATCTCAGCAAGATGCTCTTGGACAACGATGCCGATGTCGCCCAGGCCGCACTCGAGGCGTGGGCGCTCCAGGTGCAGGGCTTTGAGTCAACCCAAACCAAGGCGAAGCTACTCGCGGAGGTCGGCCCCGTTGCAATGGGGTTGGGGTCCGATGCGTTCCAAAATGTCCTCGACGCCATGTTTGACATGCCCGATGCGGATGCCTTGAAACTGCTGCAGGGCTATTCGGCGCAAACGGAGTCCCCGGAACTAATCGAGAAGATCATCGATGCCGTGAATAACCGCGCCATGCCTGACACCCCGATCGAGTCCCTGGCCGACATCCCGAAGACCATCGAGGCGTTCCTGAAGAACGCGGCCCTGGAAGCAGCCGAGGAAGCAGCCGGGGAAAACAAGTGACCGTGAGTGCTATTGAGGTTGACTAGTCTGACCAGATTTAGAACCGTGGGCGCATGAAAGCACTCCAAAGCGTTTATGAGGCGAAGGCCCGCTTCTCGAGTTTGTTGAATGAGGTCAGGGAGAAGAAGTGCACCATCGTGATCTGTCGTCATGGTGTGCCGGTGGCAGATCTTGTCCCGCATCAAGCCGCGCGCAATCCATTCCGTGTTCGCGAGTCGCTGGTCGGGGCGAAATACCTCTGTGATCCAACGGCGCCGCTGGAGAAGGATGACTGGCCGGAGGCGCTGCGATGATCCTGCTGGACACCCATGCCTTCATCTGGCTTGCATCCTCGGGCTAGTGAGAGGCGCTTGCCAGAAGGTCATCGCAGGCCGTGAGCCATTCCATCGAGAGGCGGGCGCCGCGCGCGGGCCTCACGAACAGGCGGCGCGCCGCGAGGATTCGGCGCCCGGGGGGCGCAACCAGCCGGTCGAGCCAATGCGAGGGGATGCTGCGCAGCTCGGCCACCAGCCGATCCAGTAGATCCAGCGGTTCTTCCTGGCGGGGCTCGAGGACGAACTGCCACAGAATGTGGGGCTCGGCGCGCACGGCGTCGCGGATGATGCGGGCCAGACGCTCGCGTTGCTCGAACAGCGTGCCGCCGCGGAGGATCAGCGCCTGGCGACTGGACACCGCAGGCGGGGGGCGAATGGCTGCGTCCGCGTGATCCGCAATCATCACTTGGCGGTCGGCGAAGAGATCGGGAAGGGCACGGCCGGCAAAGCGGCGCGTGGGTGAATCGAAGCCGCCCAGGCGGCGGGCCGCCTCCAGTTCGACCGCGCGCAGGTCGCACGCCCGCAGCTCGTTTGTCGCCACCACCCGATAGGGCGGCAGTCGCTGGGCCACAAGACCGAGTTCAGCGGCGCGGTCGCGCAACTCGGTTCCCGGCAGCAGCAACAGGGGAAGAAACTGGGGGTGCGCGCCGGGAAAGCGCTCCAGCCAGGCGAGCGAGCGGACGATGTCATCACGGCCCTGCCCGGGCAGCGCATACATGAAGTCCACGGTCGGGCGGATGCCGTGCTTGCGCAAGAGTCCGATTCCCCTGAGCGTCCGGGTGGTGTGAGCACCGCGACGGATGATCCGCAGAACGGCTGGGTCGGTGCTCTGCACGCCGACCTCGGCCTCGGCGACTCCTGCGGCCGCGAGCGCGGCCGCCTGCGCATCGGTCAGGGTATCGGCCCGGATCTCGATAAAAAACGCGATTTGGCGGCCGGGATTGGCCCGAGCCAGAGCGTCAACCACCGCATCGAATTGCGGGTGGGCATTGAAGGTGGGATCCACCAGCCGGATTTCACAGGCACCTCGCCGGCGAAGGATTTGAACACGCGCATAAACGGCCTCGGGTGAGATCGCGCTCCAGCCGGATCGGCGAAGGTTGTAGCAGCAGAACGCGCACCGCAACGGGCAGCCGCGGCTGGTCTCCAGATAGGCCATGCCGTGAACATCGGGGCGATTCACGGGCGCATCGGCGGCCGGGAGCACGTCGGCCAGCGGGAGCTGCGGACGGGGCTGAGTGCCCCAGCGCCAGCGGACGGAACCTGAGCCGTCTGGCGGCGCGCGGCAGGCGACCCCCTCAACATCGGGATCCACTCCGGCGCGGAACAGGCCCAAGATACGGGGAAAGACCGCCTCGCCCTCGCCGACGGCAATCACATCGGCGGGCGAGCGACGCGCGAACAACAGCGGGTGATCGCGCGCCGCCTCCGGGCCGCCAAGCGCCACGCGGAGACGGGGGAGGCGGCGTTTGAGCAGACGAAGCAGATGAAGGGTGCGCTCGACGTTCCACAGATAACAGGTGGCGGCGATGCAATCGGGCGCACAGACGGTCAGATGCTCGAGCAACCCGCCGTCCGAAAGCCGGTCTTGGGCGTCGCCGGCAGTCACCACCGTCCACTGGCGCGACTCCACCGAGCGAGCGAGAGCCGCCTCGAGGCAGGCGGCCGCCAGCATCACGTTCTCGCCCGGATCCGAAACGTCGGCGTCGGCTCGCGGCACCTGCAGAAAGAGCAGGCGTAAAGCGTTTCTTCTGGGCTTCAGCGCGCGGTTCGCGTCTGTCTGCCCGTCGCGGCGACCAGCGTTCATGCAGCCTCTCCATCGATGTTCATCCGCGTCATCCGGGGGCCTGACGACTCCCGCCCCCTCGGTGGCTAGTATGGTGGAGCGCTCCGCACTCTTCAAGTGCAATCAACTAATGCTTTCGCTTCACGGCCGAGTCGGGTATGCTATGAAACATGACGCGCGAAAACAGGTTGGCGCGCGAACGGATGGCGGATCGGAAAGGATCACACAGCATGAAACGGTTGTTACTGATTGTGGCCGTGGCCGGGGCTTTTGCCGCTGGAGCGACCGCAGCCGAAAAAGCTGAGCCGCGCGCGCTGCTGATTGATGGCGTGGCGGCCTACGTCAACGAGGCGGTGATCACTATCGCCGAAGTCATGGCCGAGGTGCGCGGCAGCGTGTGGGCTGATCTCCCCGCCGCAGACCGCGAGCAGCAGCTTCATCAGCTCTACAAGGCGACACTCGACGCCATGATCAACCGTCGACTCATCCTCGATTCGGCGAAGGCTTCGGGCGCCTCGATCGCCCCCTGGGCCGTGGACGAGCGGGTGCAGGAGGTGGTGAACAGGCAGTTCGGCGGCGACCGGGCGAAGCTGACCACCGCCCTCGCCGCGCAACGGACGACCCTCGACGAATGGCGCAAGACCATCGAAGAGGAGCTCATCGTCCAGTCGATGCGCTATACTCACGTCGAGAAACACGTGACCGTCTCCGCGCAGGCCGTGCGCGACTTCTATGCGGCCAATCCCGGGCAATTTTCCGAGTCGAAAGGCGTCGGCGTCAGCGTCATCGTGATCGCGCCGGTTGATGGCTCCAGCGTCGCCGATCGCGGTGGGCAGGCCGTGAAAGACCTGGAGTCTGGCAAGCCGTTTGCCGAAGTCGCCAAGGCCTATTCTGCGGACGGTAAGGCCGCGAAAGGCGGCGACTGGGGCGTGATCAATCCTGCGGAGACCTTCCGCCCGGAACTCGCTGACGCCCTCTCCGGTCTGAGCGTGGGCGCACACTCGCCACTGCTGCTGCTGGAGGACCACGGTTATATCGTCCGTAAAAATAGCGAGGTGGCGCCGCAGACGCTGACGCTGGATCAGGCGTGGGCGAGGATCGAGGGGCGTCTCAAGATGATCGAGGCCGAGAAGAAGTACATCGAGTGGGTCAACCGCCTGCGTAAAAAGGCCTACATCAAGGTCTTCGAGCTGCCGCTCACGAAGTAACACACGGACGGGCCCGGTGAATCTCACAAGCCCCACGCAGGTCAAAAGCTGGTGCATCGAACGGGGGTTCCACCCGAACCGGACCCTTGGCCAGAATTTCCTGATTGATCGCAATGTGCTCGACGCCATCCTCGACGCTGCGGGCGTCCGTTCGGGCCAGCGCGTGCTGGAGGCGGGCCCTGGTCTCGGCGTGCTCACCGAAGCACTGCTCGACCGGGACATCCGCGTCACGGCGGTCGAGAAGGACTACCGCCTCTGCGCCTGGCTGCGGGAGTCACTCGGCGAGCGCCCCGGTCTGACGCTGATCGAAGCGGACATGCTGGAGACCGACCTCGGCGACCTGCTGCGCGATGGCTGCGATGCGTTTGTCTCCAACCTCCCCTACTCCGTCGGCACCCGCATTCTCCTCGATGTGGCCATGCATCCCGACGCGCCTCGGCTGCTGACCATTCTTGTGCAGACCGAAGTAGCCGAGCGGTTTGCGGCCCCTCCCCGCGGCGCACTCCGCGGCTTGTCGGGTGTCTGGCTGCAGCGGCTCTATGACGTGGCGCTCGTCCGGGGGGTCAAGCCCACCTGCTTCTGGCCGAAACCGGACGTCGGCTCCACCGTGGTCCGCCTCACCCGCCACGACCGCTTTCCGCTCTCCTCCGCAGCGGAGAAACGATTCATCACCCTCACCAAGCTGGCCTTCATGCACCGCCGCAAGCAATTGGCGTCGGTCCTCCGCCGCGCCTGTGCGGAGACGGAAGAGGCGGCGACGCACATCACCGCCTGTTTCGACGCCTGCGGCATCCCTCCGACAGCCCGCGCCGAGGAACTCACCCTCGCGCAGTGGTGCGCGCTGGCGGAACGGGATCTGGATGTGGGACAGGCCCCTACGAAAGCGGAGTCCGAATGAATGCTCGGAATGATCGCTCCACCCCCATCGCCCTGGTCACGGGCGGCGCCGTGCGCATCGGACGCGCGCTGGCGCTGGCGCTGGCGGGCGACGGCCTGAATGTCGTGATCCACTGCCATCACAACCGCGCAGCGGCCGGGGAGACGGCGCAGCGGATCCGCGACCTGGGCCGGCGGGCCTGGACGGTCAGCGGCGCGCTCGACGGCCCCGACGCGGCCGAAGCCGTCTTGCGCGAGGCGATTGCACAGGCGGGCCGGATCGACGTGCTGCTGAACAACGCCGCCGTGTTTTCGCAGGGCACGCTCGCCGAAACCACGGCGGCCGCCTGTGATGCCGCCTGGCGGGTCAACGCCCTCGCGCCGATCCTCCTGACGCAGGCCTTCGCCTCGCACATCCGCGAGCGCGGTCCCGAAACGCGTGGCGTCGTGATCAATCTCCTCGATCAGCGGATCGTCGGCCGCCCGACCGGAACCCTCGCGTACACGCTGAGCAAGCAGGCGCTCGCCGGCTTCACCCGTCTGGCCGCCGCCGAACTCGCCCCGCAGATCCGGGTCAACGCGATCGCCCCCGGTCCCGTTCTGCCGCCGCCCGCCGGCGCGCCCCGCGAGCCGGCCGGGGCGATCCCCCTCGGCCGCCGCCCCACAGAACAGGATGTCGCCGACGCCGCGCTCTACCTGATCCGCGCCCAGGCCGTGACCGGGCAGATCCTGTTTGTGGACGGCGGCCAGCACCTCGCGGGAGGGTGAAAGGAGCCGATGAGCATGCACGACACCATCATCATCCGCGATCTCGAAACGGTCTGCATCATCGGCACGCTGCCACGAGAGCGGATCGAGCCGCAGCGCCTGATCATGGGCCTGGAGCTGACCTGCGACCTCGCCCGGGCCGGCGTCAGCGATACGATCACAGACACCGTGGATTATGCCACGCTGGCACAGGAGGCGACAGCCATTGCGCGCACGAGCCGCTGCCACCTGCTTGAACGGCTCGCCGCCCTCCTGGCCGCCCATTGCCTGAAGCAGCCGGGCGTGACGGCGGTGACCGTGCGGCTCGAAAAGCCCGATGCCCTGCCAGGAAGCGCCGTCGCCGGCGTGTCAATCACGCGCGACATCACGTGCGACGGAAGCCGACGGAGATGCAGGAAGGTTTGATCGGTCGCTTACTTTCAATATGTCACTTATCGTCTGTAGACGCAAAGTCAGCATTAATTAATAATTCATCACTATGGTTGCTTCAAAAAGTGATGTTTTGGTTCGCTTCGGGCAAACCGTCCGATCTAAGCGAATCGCTCTCG carries:
- a CDS encoding type II toxin-antitoxin system prevent-host-death family antitoxin, which translates into the protein MKALQSVYEAKARFSSLLNEVREKKCTIVICRHGVPVADLVPHQAARNPFRVRESLVGAKYLCDPTAPLEKDDWPEALR
- a CDS encoding radical SAM protein — protein: MNAGRRDGQTDANRALKPRRNALRLLFLQVPRADADVSDPGENVMLAAACLEAALARSVESRQWTVVTAGDAQDRLSDGGLLEHLTVCAPDCIAATCYLWNVERTLHLLRLLKRRLPRLRVALGGPEAARDHPLLFARRSPADVIAVGEGEAVFPRILGLFRAGVDPDVEGVACRAPPDGSGSVRWRWGTQPRPQLPLADVLPAADAPVNRPDVHGMAYLETSRGCPLRCAFCCYNLRRSGWSAISPEAVYARVQILRRRGACEIRLVDPTFNAHPQFDAVVDALARANPGRQIAFFIEIRADTLTDAQAAALAAAGVAEAEVGVQSTDPAVLRIIRRGAHTTRTLRGIGLLRKHGIRPTVDFMYALPGQGRDDIVRSLAWLERFPGAHPQFLPLLLLPGTELRDRAAELGLVAQRLPPYRVVATNELRACDLRAVELEAARRLGGFDSPTRRFAGRALPDLFADRQVMIADHADAAIRPPPAVSSRQALILRGGTLFEQRERLARIIRDAVRAEPHILWQFVLEPRQEEPLDLLDRLVAELRSIPSHWLDRLVAPPGRRILAARRLFVRPARGARLSMEWLTACDDLLASASH
- the folB gene encoding dihydroneopterin aldolase, with protein sequence MSMHDTIIIRDLETVCIIGTLPRERIEPQRLIMGLELTCDLARAGVSDTITDTVDYATLAQEATAIARTSRCHLLERLAALLAAHCLKQPGVTAVTVRLEKPDALPGSAVAGVSITRDITCDGSRRRCRKV
- the rsmA gene encoding ribosomal RNA small subunit methyltransferase A; the protein is MNLTSPTQVKSWCIERGFHPNRTLGQNFLIDRNVLDAILDAAGVRSGQRVLEAGPGLGVLTEALLDRDIRVTAVEKDYRLCAWLRESLGERPGLTLIEADMLETDLGDLLRDGCDAFVSNLPYSVGTRILLDVAMHPDAPRLLTILVQTEVAERFAAPPRGALRGLSGVWLQRLYDVALVRGVKPTCFWPKPDVGSTVVRLTRHDRFPLSSAAEKRFITLTKLAFMHRRKQLASVLRRACAETEEAATHITACFDACGIPPTARAEELTLAQWCALAERDLDVGQAPTKAESE
- a CDS encoding DUF1573 domain-containing protein, whose protein sequence is MNNKQTGSVRSLKSFSRTVGAVAVALATAGVVTTRAEETMNDPLQAIGTNSVAIGALYSCDITNVSFRVVNRGKVPVVIERLKPTCTCTTGTASTNQVAPGGEAVITLRFDPNTINGVFDRGVWVVTDDAETPYLRLMLTGTVTPLFSGLSEKPISIVAKEAGAPVTNHITLVAAGAGVLLGSPTIVTNGALRMEVMIATNTAETATYAITTVATSLELGRQTAEITLPVIGRPTAEPLVIRFSVVSGLELAAIPNRFDFSLDNEPQTYRVILRGKTAEMDPAAFTCAPALEGVSVTAVKGRRPNDLLVRIEVSPKGAEALYLSPDASLLLGYPGHRPATVTFANEAETEEKSGSRPSRLPSIFRSTDPDGKKKFRF
- a CDS encoding SDR family oxidoreductase; this translates as MNARNDRSTPIALVTGGAVRIGRALALALAGDGLNVVIHCHHNRAAAGETAQRIRDLGRRAWTVSGALDGPDAAEAVLREAIAQAGRIDVLLNNAAVFSQGTLAETTAAACDAAWRVNALAPILLTQAFASHIRERGPETRGVVINLLDQRIVGRPTGTLAYTLSKQALAGFTRLAAAELAPQIRVNAIAPGPVLPPPAGAPREPAGAIPLGRRPTEQDVADAALYLIRAQAVTGQILFVDGGQHLAGG